One region of Molothrus aeneus isolate 106 chromosome 1, BPBGC_Maene_1.0, whole genome shotgun sequence genomic DNA includes:
- the LOC136564173 gene encoding uncharacterized protein has product MQSFEDLESEIQSNEENKQKMFTLGKSYDTVSGKIVTMTSKAKEGEKTVQPSGEALQKLEREVQESVKIVPIVTKYEVLKPVTDEKARRGSDVQSTRRKLSDSLTPIKEAESLLQSPEEESLKKTLRMDQDLQLLGTLESLQLGKAEKHLGGEGVKAGAFARTDKSLSEWRDSREQPFTIATAHYVTESSASRVVVTSGFDFTPRFKDKSMTSFRQSLHTTLALSSLAAWLYVDSSQPGLFFFSHTLNPSHSLKQALYKAFNLSSLCTEIQYCCCGLLIKGKKKKVCLNQQNANANNYAL; this is encoded by the coding sequence ATGCAGAGCTTTGAGGACTTGGAAAGTGAAATACAATCCAATGAGGAGAATAAGCAGAAAATGTTCACCCTAGGAAAGTCCTATGATACCGTATCTGGAAAAATTGTAACCATGACAAGTAAAGCTAAAGAGGGCGAGAAAACAGTACAGCCTTCAGGAGAAGCTTTGCAAAAACTGGAAAGGGAAGTTCAAGAATCTGTGAAAATCGTTCCAATAGTGACCAAGTATGAAGTCCTCAAGCCTGTCACTGATGAGAAAGCCAGGCGGGGATCTGATGTGCAGAGCACAAGAAGAAAGCTGTCTGACTCTCTGACACCCATAAAGGAAGCAGAATCCCTATTGCAGAGTCCTGAAGAGGAGAGTTTGAAAAAGACACTAAGGATGGACCAGGATTTGCAGTTACTTGGTACACTGGAAAGCTTACAGCTtggcaaagcagaaaagcatctTGGCGGAGAAGGTGTAAAAGCAGGGGCGTTTGCCCGGACAGATAAGAGCCTGTCTGAGTGGAGAGATTCCAGAGAACAGCCATTTACCATTGCTACTGCTCACTATGTTACTGAGTCGTCTGCATCAAGAGTAGTGGTAACAAGTGGCTTTGACTTCACGCCACGATTTAAAGATAAAAGCATGACTTCTTTTAGGCAATCCCTTCACACCACCCTAGCTTTGAGTTCTCTTGCTGCCTGGCTTTATGTTGACAGCAGCCAACCcggcttattttttttctctcatacTTTGAATCCGTCTCACAGTCTGAAGCAGGCATTATATAAGGCTTTCAACCTTTCTAGTTTATGTACTGAAATTCAGTATTGCTGCTGTGGCTTgttaataaaaggaaaaaaaaaaaaggtttgctTGAACCAGCAAAATGCCAATGCTAACAACTACGCTTTGTAA